The genomic interval GCCTCGCCCGCCGACCCGCAAGCCTGGAGCCCAGCGTGACCAAGAAGAAAAAAGCCCCGACCCTGGCGAGCCTGCGCGGCGTTGCCGATCTGGAAGAGGCGCGCGTCTGGCTGACCGAACGAGGCATCGAGGACATCGAGTGCATCGCGCCCGACCTTGCGGGTGTTGCACGCGGCAAGATGATGCCGACGGAAAAGTTCTTTTCCGGACCGCTGATGACCATGCCGTCGTCGATCTTCGCCCAGACCATTTCCGGCGATTATCCCGAGGACGATGACCGCTTCCAGCACAATCCGACAGACGGCGACCTCTACTTCAAGCCCGACTATTCGACTCTGACGACCGTGCCTTGGGAGACCGACCCGACCGCGCAGCTCATCCACGACGCCTACACCCGCGACGGCATTCCCGTCGAGACGGCGCCACGCAACGTGCTCAAGCGCGTCCTTCAGCTCTACGAGGACAAGGGCTGGCAGCCGGTGGTCGCGCCCGAGATCGAGTTCTACCTGGTGCGGCCAAACACCGACCCCGACTATCCGCTGGAACCGCCGACGGGCCGCTCCGGACGTCCCGAGGTCGGCCGCCAGTCCTATTCGATTTCCGCGCTGAACGAGTTCGACGACCTGATCGACGACATCTACGACCTGTCGGAAAAGCAGGGACTGGAAATCGACACGCTGATCCACGAGGAGGGCGCGGCGCAGATGGAGATCAACTTGCGCCACGGCCACCCGTTGGAACTGGCCGACCAGGTGTTCCTGTTCAAGCGCACGATCCGCGAGGCGGCGCTGCGCCACGAGATGTATGCCACGTTCATGGCCAAGCCGATGTCGAACCAGCCGGGCTCGGCCATGCACATCCACCAGTCGCTGACGGACATGGACAGCGGACGCAACATCTTCTCCAACGAGGACGGCGAGGCGACGCCCGAATTCCTGTCCTTCATCGCCGGCCACCAGCAGTACCTGCCGCACGTGACCTGCATCATGGCGCCCTATGTGAACTCCTACCGGCGCTTCTCGCGCAACACGACGTCGCCGACGAACGTGTTCTGGGGCTACGACAACCGCACCGTCGGCCTGCGCGTGCCCTATTCGAAGCCGAACGCGCGGCGGCTGGAGAACCGGGTGCCCGGATCCGACGCCAATCCCTATCTCGCCATCGCCGCCTCGCTCGCCTGCGGCTATCTCGGCATCGACGGCAAGCTGCAGCCCGACGAACCGCGCACCGGCTATGCGAGCGACATCCAGCGCTCGCTGCCGCGCGGCCTACTGGAGGCGGTCGCCCTGTTCGAGGAATGCGAGGAACTCGTCGAGGTGTTCGGCGAGAAGTTCGTTGCCACCTACCGGGCGATCAAGCAGGAAGAGTTCGAGACCTTCATGGCGGTAATCAGCCCCTGGGAACGCGAGTACCTGCTGCTCAACGTCTGACCCCTCTTCCCACACGGACACGACCGGCGCGCCCATGTCGCGGCAGGGTCGGCCATTGAACGGAGTATCCCGCCATGACGGCCGTTTCGAACATCTATCCGACCGCCGCCCTGCGTGCGCTCGATGCCGCGCATCACATCCATCCGTTCACCGACACGAAGATGCTGAACGCGGAAGGCAGCCGCATCATCACCCATGCCGAAGGCGTGTGGCTGACCGATTCCGACGGCAACCGGATCATGGACGGCATGGCCGGCCTGTGGTGCTCGCAGGTCGGCCACGGACGCCAGGAAATCGCCGACGCCGTGCACCGGCAGATGAGTGACCTGTCCTACTACAACACCTTCTTCAAGACGACCCACCCGCCGGTGATCGCGCTTGCGGAGAGGCTGGCCAAGCTGTCGCCGCCGCAGTTCAACCGGGTGTTCTTCTGCTCCTCGGGATCGGAGGCGAACGACACGGTGTTCCGTCTGGTGCGCTACTACTGGGACCAGATGGGCAAGCCGGAGAAGAAGGTCATCATCGGCCGCTGGAACGGCTATCACGGCTCGACGCTGGCCGGTACCAGCCTCGGCGGCATGAAGGCCATGCACGGCCAAGGCGACCTGCCGGTGCCCGGCGTCACCCACATCGCCCAGCCCTACTGGTTCGGCGAAGGCGGCGACATGAGCCCGGACGAGTTCGGCATCTGGGCTGCGCAGGAACTGGAAAAGGCAATCGATCGCATCGGCGAGGACAAGGTCGCGGCGTTCATCGCCGAGCCGATCCAGGGCGCGGGCGGCGTGATCATTCCGCCCGAAAGCTACTGGCCGGAGGTCAGGCGCATCCTTTCCGAGCGCGACATCCTGTTCGTCGCCGACGAGGTGATCTGCGGCTTCGGGCGGCTCGGCACCTGGTTCGGCTCGCAGTATTTCGGCCTCGAACCCGACCTGATGCCGATCGCCAAGGGCCTGTCGTCCGGCTACCTGCCGATCGGCGGCCTGCTCATTTCCGACAAGGTAGCGTCGGCGCTGGTCGACATGCCGGGCGAGTTCTACCACGGCTACACCTATTCCGGTCATCCGGCCTGCTGTGCCGCCGCCCTCGCCAATCTCGACATCATGGAGCGGGAGAAGCTGGTCGAACGGGTCGCCGACGACATCGGCCCATATCTGCAGGCGCGCTGGAAGGCGCTCGGCGAGCATCCGCTGGTCGGCGAGGCGCGCATGACCGGGCTTGTCGGCGCGCTCGAACTGGTGCCCGAAAAGGGCAACCGCAGGAAGGCCTTCGACAACACCGGCACGGTCGGCACGCTGTGCCGCGACATCTCGTTCAGGAACGGTCTGGTCATGCGCGCCGTGCGCGACAGCATGATCATCTCGCCGCCGCTGGTGCTTTCCCACGACGAGGCCGACCAGCTCGTCGCACTGGCCAGGAAGACCCTCGACGACACCCATGCCGAACTGAAGCGCCAAGGGAAGGTGTGACCTGCATCCTCGGGCCGGGCCGATGAAGCCGTCGCCATCGGCCGGAGCGGCCTTGCCCTCCCGCCGGCGGCTCGGCCGCATTTCCCCTTTTCGTTCAGGTGCCTGAGAACGCCCGTCAACCGTGCCTGAGAACCACGGTCTTGGTCGCGGAGAACTCGTACAGCGCCTCGAAACCCTTCTCGCGGCCATGGCCGGACTTCTTGAAGCCGCCGAACGGTAGTTCGATGCCGCCGCCGGCGCCATAGGCGTTGACGAACACCTGGCCGGCGCGGATCCGGCGCGCCATGCGCAGGCCGCGCTGACCGTCGCGGGTCCACACGCCGGCAACGAGGCCGAAATCGGTGGCGTTGGCGAGGTCGACCGCTTCGTCCTCGTCGCGGAACGGGATCATCGACAGCACCGGACCGAAGACCTCCTCGCGCGCCAGCGGATGCGCCGGCGGGACCGGACCATAGAGACGCGCCGGGGTGTAGCACCCTCCAGCCGGGCAGTCGGGCGCAATGGCGCCTTCGGCGATCAGCGGGATGCCGTCGGCGGCAGCACGGTCGACGAAGGACCTGACCCGGGCGACCTGCGCGGCGCTGATCAGCGGGCCGAGATCGAGGTCGAGATGGTGGGGGCCTGCGACCAGGGCGCGGATGCGGGCGCGGAGGATCTCGACGACCTCGTCCCAGATCGTCTGCTGGACGAGCACCCGACTTCCGGCCGAGCAGGTCTGGCCGCAGTTCTGGATGATGGCGTTGACGACGACGGGGACAGCCGCGTCGAGATCGGCGTCCTGAAACAGGATCTGCGGGGATTTCCCGCCGAGTTCCAGGGTGCAGCCGATGTGGTTGCGGGCCGCCGCGGCCTGGATCAGCGTGCCGACCGCGGGCGAACCGGTGAAGGTGAGGAAATCGAGCCCCGGGTGATTGGCAAGCGCCGCGCCGGCCTCGTCGCCGTAGCCGGTGACCACGTTGAGAACACCGGCCGGAAAGCCGGCCTCGAGCGCCAGTGCGGCGACGCGGACGACCGACAGGCAGGCGTCCTCGGCAGGCTTGAGCACCACGGTGTTGCCCATGGCGAGCGCACCGCCGACGACGCGGCCCATGATCTGGGCCGGGTAGTTCCAGGGAATGATGCCGCCGACGACGCCGTGGGGTTCGCGCAGGGTGAGGGCGAGGAAGCCGTCCGCGGTGGGGATGGTGTCGCCCATGACCTTGTCGGCGGCGCCGCCGTAGAACTCGAAATAGCGGGCGAGCGCGGCGATATCGGCGCGGCCCTGGCGCAGCGGCTTGCCGGTGTCGCGGCATTCCAGATCCGCCAATTCATCAATTTTTTCAGACACTAAATTGGAGAGACGGGAAAGCAGACGACCGCGTTCGGCTGCGGTCATGCGCGCCCACGGCCCGGCCTCGAAGCCGCGGCGGGCGGCGGAGACGGCGCGGCCGACGTCGGCGGCGTCGCAGCGCGGCAGTGTGGCGATGAGCGCGCCGTCGGACGGGGACAACACGTCCAGGCGACGTCCGGCCGCAGCCGGGGACAAGCTGCCGTCGATGACGGCGTCGAGATGCAGGATTGCGCCCGTACCGGTCGCGGACTTCTCGCTCATGCAGACCCTCCCTTGACGTCGTTCCGACCGTAGCGAAACGGCGGGACGGCCGCAATCGGGCCCGTCCGGTCAGGCGAACAGATCCGGCTCGGTCAGCATCAGGTGTTGCACAAGCACGACTGTCTTGGCGTCGCAGACCTCGCCGGAGCGCACCATCCGCGCCAGATCGGCGCAGGAAAGCTCAACGACCTCAATGTCTTCGCCCTCCTCCGCGATGCCACCGCCGGCATGCACGCGACCGCCGTCGTGGTAACCGGCGAGGAACAGGGTATTCTTCTCGCCGAGGATGCCGGGACTGGAAAAGATCGAACAGACGCGGCGCAGCGCCGTCGGCGCAACGCCGGTCTCCTCCTCCATCTCGCGGGCGGCGGCCGTCTCCTCGTCCTCGCCGGGATCGACCACGCCGGCACAGGCCTCCAGGAGATAACCGGCGCCGTGAACCGCCTCGACCGGTACCCGCAACTGTCGGACAAGCAGGGCGGTGCGGCGGGCGCGGTCGACGGGCAGGACAGCGACCGCGTCGCCGAAATGATGCACCTCTCGGTGCATCTCGCGCGGCCTGCCGTCCAGGCCGAGATAGCGGATATCGAGCATATCTACCTTGCAGAATCCGTCGTATAGGCGCTTGCGGCCGCGGATTTCCATGGCGTGGCCAGGAGCGGGGAAGGCGTCTGCGGGATCGGAAGGGGTCATCGTTGGTGTCGTCCCGAGAGTGTCCTGAGAGTGTCCTGAGAGTGTCCTGAAAGACTGCTAAGGAGTGCCGGAAGCCTGCCGGAACAGCGCCGGAGCGGTGAGCATGAGGTGCTGGACCAGGATCAGCGTCTTTGCGTCGCGCAGGGCGCCGGCGGCAAGCAGGCCGGCCAGCGCCGCGCAGGTCAGTTCGACCACCTCGATGTCCTCACCCTCGCCCGCGACGCCGCCGCCGTGGGAACGGCGGTCTGCCTCGGTATAATCGGCGAGATAGAGGTCGGCCCGGTTGGCGAGGATGCCGGGACTGGTATAGGCGACACCGACATGGCCAAGGGTGCGCGGGACGAGACCGAGTTCCTCGTCCAGTTCCCGCCAGGCGCAGGCGAGCGCCTCCTCGCCGGCCTCGCGCCGGCCGGCGCAGACCTCCCAGGGAAACGGATCGCCCTGCTCGAGCAGCATGGGCACGCGCAGTTGGCGGCACAGCAGCACGGTGCGGCGGGCGCGATCGACCGGCAGAACGGCAACCACGTCGCCGCCGTAGCGGACTACCTCGCGGCGGACTTCCTGGACCGCGCCGTCCCGGCGCTGCTGCGACAGGCGCACGGCCTCGACGCTGCACAGGCCGTCGTGCACGCGCGTCCGAGACAGGATGGCGATGTCGTCCGGCACGGGGTCCGCTGCAATTTCGTCGCTCATGACCGCCTCCTGTTGCGCCGCAGCACTATGGCCGGACATGGCGGGAAATCAAGAGCGCGGCGCTCCTACTCCGCGGCCTCGGGCACGGCGGAGGCCGGCAGGCGGGCCCAGGGGCGGGTGCCGGCGGGCCGCTCGGCGACCGTGCCGACCGGCTGCAGGTAGCGGGTGACCTCCGGCCAGTGGCCGACCGCAAGCGCCTTCTCGATCTCCGGCTTGACGATCTCGAAGCTGGTCACGCCGCAGCGGCGCAGGAGCGGCATCTGGTCGAGAATGTAGGCGCCGGCGGCGCGGATGTCGCCGACGTAGCCGAGCTGCTCACGCAGGATGCGGGCGGAGGAGAAGCCGCGGCCGTCGCTGAATTTCGGGAAATCCACCACGACGAGGTCCAGCCCGGCGAGATGGCCGGCAAGGCGGGCGACGTCGTCGGCCGGCCCGATCAGCACGCCTACGCGGCGGTCGAGGCCGGCGAAAGCATGCGGGGCCTCGAGGAACCGGGCGAAGGCGACGAGCAGGCCGCCCTCGGGCGCAAGCGGGCCATCGCCCTCGACCGCCGTCCAGACTTCCTGCGTGAAGGTTCCGTTGGCGTAGATCCTGCGCAGCGCCGCATCCGGCAGGTGGGTCGTCTCGTTCATCGTGTCTCGCATCCCTTGTCCAGGACGGAAAGAGCGGCCTCGGCCCATTTCCTTCCGTCCGTCATGTCGTATCCAGGTGGCTTCCGGGAGCAAGGCGGACGCGGCCGCCCGCACCGGCGGATCAGATTCCGCTGCCGTCGATCTCCCGGCCGTGGGTCGTCAGGTGAATGCCGCACTCGGTCTTGGCCTGGCCGCGCCAGCGTCCGGCGCGCGCATCCTCTCCCGGGCGGACCTTGTCCGTACACGGCAGGCAACCGATCGACGGGTAGCCCTGAGCGACCAGCGGATGCGGCGGCAGGTCATGGCTGCGGGCATAGGCCAGGATCTCGCCGGCGCTCCAGCCGGCAAGCGGATTGACCTTGATGCGGCCGTCCTCGGCTTCAAACACCGGCAGAGCCGCCCGGACGCCTCCCTGGAAGCGCTTGCGGCCGGAAATCCAGGCAGCGAATCCCTTCAGCGCACGATCGAGCGGCAACACCTTGCGGACGTGACAGCAGCGGTCGGTGTCGCTCATCCACAGCATGCCGCCCGGATCGGATGCGGCAAGATCCTGCGGATCCGGCCCCAGGGACCGGATGTCGGCGAGGCCCAACTGCGCCACGATCCGATCGCGATAGCGAAGCGTTTCCGGAAACAGCTTGCCGGTATCGATGAACAGGACCGGCGTCGTCCGATCGATGCGCGCGACCATGTGCAGCAGCACGGCGGAATCCGCGCCGAAGCTCGAAACCATCGCGATTTCGCCACGGTACTGCTCGCGGATCGCGGCCCTGAGAATGTCCTCGGCAGGCGCCTCGCCGTAGCGGGCGGCGAGTGCACGGGCCTCGGCCCCGAGGGCGAGTTCGGGATCCAGCGCGGCATTGGCGATGTCAGCCAGCGCCATAAAGGGCCTCCTTGAAGGGTGCGTCGCCCAGCCTGCGGTAAGTCTCCAGGAATGTTTCCTCCCTGCCCTTCCTCAGGCCGAGATAGGTGTCGACCAGGGTCTCGACCGCGTCGACGACCTCCTCCGAGGAAAAGCCGCGGCCCACGATCTCGCCGATCGACGAACGCTCGTCGGCCGAGCCGCCGAGCGTGATCTGGTAGAATTCCTCGCCCTTCTTCTCCAGGCCGAGGATGCCGATATGGCCGACGTGATGATGGCCGCAGGCGTTGATGCAGCCGGAAATCTTGATCTTCAGTCCGCCGATGTCCCCCTGGCGCTCGGGCGCGCCGAAGCGCTCGGAAATGCGCTGCGCGACCGGGATCGACCGTGCGGTGGCAAGCGCGCAGTAGTCCATGCCCGGGCAGGAGATGATGTCGGTGACCAGACCGGCATTGCCCTCGGCCATGCCGGCGGCCACCAGCCGGTCGAAGACTGCCGGCAGGTCCTTGAGCGCGACATGGGGCAGGATGACGTTCTGCTCGTGGCTGATGCGGATCTCGTCATGGGCGAAGGCTTCTGCGATGGCAGCGATGACGTCCATCTGATCGGCCGTGGCGTCGCCAGGGATGCCGCCGATCGGTTTCATCGAGATGGTGACGCTGACGTGGCCGGGCACGCGATGCGGGTTGAGGTTGTGCTCGACGAAGCGGGCGAAGGCGGGATCGGCGACCCGGCGCGCCTCGACGGCGGCGTCCGTGGCGGGCAGCACCTCCAGCGGCGGAGGCGCGAAATAGGCCTCGATGCGGCGCACCTCCTCCTCCGGCAGACGCAGCACGCCATGGCGGATCTTCTCGAACTCGGACTCGATGTCGGCCCTGAGATCGTCGAGCCCGGTTTCGTGGACGAGGATCTTGATGCGCGCCTTGTACTTGTTGTCGCGCCGGCCGTAGCGGTTGTAGACGCGCAGGATCGCCTCCGAATAGGCCAAGAGGTCCGCCTCGGGCAGGAAGTCGCGCACCTTTCGGCCGATCATCGGCGTGCGCCCGAGGCCACCGCCGACGAAGACGGAAAAGCCGATCGCGCCGACCTCGTCGCGGACGACCTGAAGCCCAATGTCGTGCACCTGGACCGCCGCCCGGTCGTGCGGGGCGCCCGTGATAGCGATCTTGAACTTGCGCGGCAGGAACGAGAATTCCGGGTGCAGCGAGGACCACTGGCGCAGGATCTCGGCATAGGGACGCGGGTCGGCGATCTCGTCGGCGGCAGCGCCGGCAAAATGGTCGGCCGTGACGTTGCGGATGCAGTTGCCGGATGTCTGGATGGCATGCATCTCGACCTCGGCCAGTTCCTCCAGGATCGCCGGCGTGTCGGCGAGGCTCGGCCAGTTGAACTGGATGTTCTGGCGCGTGGTGAAATGGCCGTAGCCGCGGTCGTAGGTGCGCGCGATGTGGGCGAGCTTGCGCATCTGGCGGGAGTCGAGCGTGCCGTAGGGAATGGCCACCCGCAGCATGTAGGCATGAAGCTGCAGGTACAGGCCATTCATCAGCCGCAGCGGCTTGAACTCGTCCTCTGTCAGCTCGCCGGCGAGGCGGCGGCGCACCTGGTCGCGGAACTGTTCGGTGCGCTGGCTGACGAAGCCGCGGTCGAATTCGTCGTAGCGGTACATGCGGGATGTCTCCTGGATGGCGGCGGCGGTGCGGGCGGGACGCGCGGATCAGACCGGCGCGAGGCGCGCCTCCTTGCCGAACTCGGGATGGGTGGTCGGGCCGGCGGCGCGAATCGCCTCGCGCAGGCGCTCGGGCACGATGCGCTCGCCGTCGCGGCGCACCTCGACCTCGTAGGGCTCGACGACGACCTGGTCGGCGACCGAGCGGGCGGCCAGCGCCATGGCCTCGGCGACCGCCTCCTTCGTGCCCAGGACGCGAGCGAGGTCGAGCCGTTCGACCCAGGCGCCGTCCTCGGCCTGCCAGACGACTTCACCGTCGATCAGTCGGTTGGCGGTGACGACTTTCATGGCCCTCTCCTCAGGCTGCCACGGATTGACGGATGGGGCGCACGGCGATCGGTGCGGCGCCCTGCAGGGACGCATGGGCGACGGCGTCGCCGACGACGATGAGCACCGGACCCGTGACGTCGGGGCGATCCGCGAGGGCGGCCAACGCGTCCAAGGTTCCCACGAACAGGCGCTCGTCCGGCCGGGCCGCGTTCTCGACCACGGCGACCGGGGTGGAGGCGGCAAGACCGGCCTCGACCAGGCGTCGCGACACCGCGCCGGCAACGGTGCGGCCCATGTAGACGGCAACGGTGGCGCCGGCGAGCGCCAGGCCGGCCCAGCCGGGCAGCGTGGCGCCGTCGGCGTCGTGGCCGGTCGCGAAGACCAGCGTGGAGG from Polymorphum gilvum SL003B-26A1 carries:
- a CDS encoding nitrite/sulfite reductase, encoding MYRYDEFDRGFVSQRTEQFRDQVRRRLAGELTEDEFKPLRLMNGLYLQLHAYMLRVAIPYGTLDSRQMRKLAHIARTYDRGYGHFTTRQNIQFNWPSLADTPAILEELAEVEMHAIQTSGNCIRNVTADHFAGAAADEIADPRPYAEILRQWSSLHPEFSFLPRKFKIAITGAPHDRAAVQVHDIGLQVVRDEVGAIGFSVFVGGGLGRTPMIGRKVRDFLPEADLLAYSEAILRVYNRYGRRDNKYKARIKILVHETGLDDLRADIESEFEKIRHGVLRLPEEEVRRIEAYFAPPPLEVLPATDAAVEARRVADPAFARFVEHNLNPHRVPGHVSVTISMKPIGGIPGDATADQMDVIAAIAEAFAHDEIRISHEQNVILPHVALKDLPAVFDRLVAAGMAEGNAGLVTDIISCPGMDYCALATARSIPVAQRISERFGAPERQGDIGGLKIKISGCINACGHHHVGHIGILGLEKKGEEFYQITLGGSADERSSIGEIVGRGFSSEEVVDAVETLVDTYLGLRKGREETFLETYRRLGDAPFKEALYGAG
- a CDS encoding aldehyde dehydrogenase family protein, with translation MSEKSATGTGAILHLDAVIDGSLSPAAAGRRLDVLSPSDGALIATLPRCDAADVGRAVSAARRGFEAGPWARMTAAERGRLLSRLSNLVSEKIDELADLECRDTGKPLRQGRADIAALARYFEFYGGAADKVMGDTIPTADGFLALTLREPHGVVGGIIPWNYPAQIMGRVVGGALAMGNTVVLKPAEDACLSVVRVAALALEAGFPAGVLNVVTGYGDEAGAALANHPGLDFLTFTGSPAVGTLIQAAAARNHIGCTLELGGKSPQILFQDADLDAAVPVVVNAIIQNCGQTCSAGSRVLVQQTIWDEVVEILRARIRALVAGPHHLDLDLGPLISAAQVARVRSFVDRAAADGIPLIAEGAIAPDCPAGGCYTPARLYGPVPPAHPLAREEVFGPVLSMIPFRDEDEAVDLANATDFGLVAGVWTRDGQRGLRMARRIRAGQVFVNAYGAGGGIELPFGGFKKSGHGREKGFEALYEFSATKTVVLRHG
- a CDS encoding phosphoadenylyl-sulfate reductase, which produces MALADIANAALDPELALGAEARALAARYGEAPAEDILRAAIREQYRGEIAMVSSFGADSAVLLHMVARIDRTTPVLFIDTGKLFPETLRYRDRIVAQLGLADIRSLGPDPQDLAASDPGGMLWMSDTDRCCHVRKVLPLDRALKGFAAWISGRKRFQGGVRAALPVFEAEDGRIKVNPLAGWSAGEILAYARSHDLPPHPLVAQGYPSIGCLPCTDKVRPGEDARAGRWRGQAKTECGIHLTTHGREIDGSGI
- a CDS encoding aspartate aminotransferase family protein: MTAVSNIYPTAALRALDAAHHIHPFTDTKMLNAEGSRIITHAEGVWLTDSDGNRIMDGMAGLWCSQVGHGRQEIADAVHRQMSDLSYYNTFFKTTHPPVIALAERLAKLSPPQFNRVFFCSSGSEANDTVFRLVRYYWDQMGKPEKKVIIGRWNGYHGSTLAGTSLGGMKAMHGQGDLPVPGVTHIAQPYWFGEGGDMSPDEFGIWAAQELEKAIDRIGEDKVAAFIAEPIQGAGGVIIPPESYWPEVRRILSERDILFVADEVICGFGRLGTWFGSQYFGLEPDLMPIAKGLSSGYLPIGGLLISDKVASALVDMPGEFYHGYTYSGHPACCAAALANLDIMEREKLVERVADDIGPYLQARWKALGEHPLVGEARMTGLVGALELVPEKGNRRKAFDNTGTVGTLCRDISFRNGLVMRAVRDSMIISPPLVLSHDEADQLVALARKTLDDTHAELKRQGKV
- a CDS encoding DUF2849 domain-containing protein, with protein sequence MKVVTANRLIDGEVVWQAEDGAWVERLDLARVLGTKEAVAEAMALAARSVADQVVVEPYEVEVRRDGERIVPERLREAIRAAGPTTHPEFGKEARLAPV
- a CDS encoding NUDIX domain-containing protein translates to MSDEIAADPVPDDIAILSRTRVHDGLCSVEAVRLSQQRRDGAVQEVRREVVRYGGDVVAVLPVDRARRTVLLCRQLRVPMLLEQGDPFPWEVCAGRREAGEEALACAWRELDEELGLVPRTLGHVGVAYTSPGILANRADLYLADYTEADRRSHGGGVAGEGEDIEVVELTCAALAGLLAAGALRDAKTLILVQHLMLTAPALFRQASGTP
- a CDS encoding glutamine synthetase family protein — encoded protein: MTKKKKAPTLASLRGVADLEEARVWLTERGIEDIECIAPDLAGVARGKMMPTEKFFSGPLMTMPSSIFAQTISGDYPEDDDRFQHNPTDGDLYFKPDYSTLTTVPWETDPTAQLIHDAYTRDGIPVETAPRNVLKRVLQLYEDKGWQPVVAPEIEFYLVRPNTDPDYPLEPPTGRSGRPEVGRQSYSISALNEFDDLIDDIYDLSEKQGLEIDTLIHEEGAAQMEINLRHGHPLELADQVFLFKRTIREAALRHEMYATFMAKPMSNQPGSAMHIHQSLTDMDSGRNIFSNEDGEATPEFLSFIAGHQQYLPHVTCIMAPYVNSYRRFSRNTTSPTNVFWGYDNRTVGLRVPYSKPNARRLENRVPGSDANPYLAIAASLACGYLGIDGKLQPDEPRTGYASDIQRSLPRGLLEAVALFEECEELVEVFGEKFVATYRAIKQEEFETFMAVISPWEREYLLLNV
- a CDS encoding NUDIX domain-containing protein, whose protein sequence is MTPSDPADAFPAPGHAMEIRGRKRLYDGFCKVDMLDIRYLGLDGRPREMHREVHHFGDAVAVLPVDRARRTALLVRQLRVPVEAVHGAGYLLEACAGVVDPGEDEETAAAREMEEETGVAPTALRRVCSIFSSPGILGEKNTLFLAGYHDGGRVHAGGGIAEEGEDIEVVELSCADLARMVRSGEVCDAKTVVLVQHLMLTEPDLFA
- a CDS encoding DUF934 domain-containing protein, whose product is MNETTHLPDAALRRIYANGTFTQEVWTAVEGDGPLAPEGGLLVAFARFLEAPHAFAGLDRRVGVLIGPADDVARLAGHLAGLDLVVVDFPKFSDGRGFSSARILREQLGYVGDIRAAGAYILDQMPLLRRCGVTSFEIVKPEIEKALAVGHWPEVTRYLQPVGTVAERPAGTRPWARLPASAVPEAAE